One window from the genome of Crassostrea angulata isolate pt1a10 chromosome 2, ASM2561291v2, whole genome shotgun sequence encodes:
- the LOC128173816 gene encoding E3 ubiquitin-protein ligase cblA-like yields MEMMKQKPNEESKFWHYSKVIGGGMLVGGLAVAAAPVALSAAGFTAGGTAATTSGTLAGTLAARLMSMAAMASGGGAAAASTGGWFAAAQSAGAAGLSATTNFLIGSTAGTLGGFFASRFGKKNTSEQGQLPDKSQGLPTRTRNDMNDNQTSRNLSFAESRKTADLLADIYQSNNIPTSQKESCSSLDSTDQNQDEEYLSADIQNISLNADEAEQLHCQNQQLQEEENQCKICLDSEMDTLFEPCGHLCTCRSCANMLRVCPICRNHIKKLHRVYRS; encoded by the exons ATGGAGATGATGAAACAGAAACCTAATGAAGAAA GTAAATTTTGGCATTACTCTAAGGTGATTGGTGGGGGCATGTTGGTTGGAGGTCTTGCGGTAGCAGCAGCTCCTGTTGCTCTGTCTGCAGCAGGCTTCACTGCTGGTGGCACTGCTGCAACCACAAGTGGCACATTGGCAGGAACTCTGGCTGCGCGGTTGATGTCTATGGCAGCCATGGCTAGCGGTGGTGGTGCGGCAGCAGCAAGCACAGGGGGGTGGTTTGCGGCTGCACAATCAGCGGGGGCTGCTGGTCTCTCAGCTACCACAAACTTTCTGATTGGCTCCACAGCTGGAACACTGGGTGGTTTTTTCGCCTCTCGGTTTGGTAAAAAGAATACATCTGAACAAG GACAGTTACCAGATAAATCGCAGGGACTACCGACTAGAACTAGGAATGATATGAATGACAACCAGACCTCCAGAAATCTTTCTTTCGCAGAGTCCAGGAAAACCGCCGATTTATTAGCAGACATTTACCAATCCAACAATATTCCAACATCACAGAAAGAAAGTTGCTCTTCCCTGGACTCTACAGATCAAAATCAAGATGAAGAGTACTTGAGTGCTGATATCCAAAACATTAGCTTGAATGCag ATGAAGCTGAGCAATTACATTGTCAGAACCAGCAACTCCAGGAGGAAGAGAACCAGTGTAAGATCTGCTTGGACAGTGAGATGGACACTTTGTTTGAGCCCTGTGGTCACCTGTGTACCTGTAGATCCTGTGCCAACATGCTACGAGTGTGTCCCATCTGTAGAAACCACATCAAAAAGCTACACCGAGTTTACAGGTCTTAG